A region of the Dyadobacter sp. CECT 9275 genome:
CTTGGTAGGAACAAGGGTTTCGGTCAGCCTCAGATCCACACCGCCGAACTGCTGAAACAGGATAAAATAATAATGCGCCCTGAGAAATTTCATTTCGGCAACCCGCTGTTTTTTCACTGCGTCGGACACATCCGCCGCTGACGATCTCTCAATAACCGCGTTACAGGTATTGATCCCTTTGTAAAGTTCATCCCACACCTGTGCCAGATAATCAACCGTTGGCTGTAACTGCGCATCGTAGAAGTGGAAACCTTTGTACCCCCCATCGGCACCGGTGGCGTATAAGTCGGTACCGTACTCGGTCATGGTGAGCCCTTGCTGCGTACCATAGTAAATCCTGAGCGAGGAATAGGCTGCCTTCGCCGCATCTTCAAAACCTTTCGGGGTATTGATATAGTCATTGCCTATATTGGAGATCACATCCTCATCCAGCAGGTCGTTACAGGCTTGTCCGCCCAGTAGCAGTGCCAATACGCCGATGGTCTTAATTGATTTTAATATATATCTGTTAGCCATTGTCTTACGAATTAATTTTAAAAGAATTCCACCCTGTTTCCTAGAACTTAACATTTAGCCCCACTGTAATCACCCGGGTAGCAGGAGTAACATTCCCGCCAACGGATGCGCTATTGTTTCCACCTGTCGGGCTTGTGGAGGACTCTGGATCAACACCATTGTATTTTGACCGGTATTTTGACCATATCTTTGGCTGCTGAATACTTGAAAAAATCCTTAAAGATTCAAGCCCAAGGCGCTGGGTAAATTTGTTGGTAAATGTATACCCGAAATTAACATTACGGAGTTTGACAAAAGAGCCGTCATAGTAAATGATAGCGGTGTTGTTAACCGGAAATTCCTGATCCTTGTTGGGCTGCGGAAATTCGTTTGTCGGGTTATTGGGTGTCCAGTAATCTACGTACATCTGCTGGTAACGTCCTGCAAGTGCATTGTTGTTCTGGTGAAAACCACTGATGATTTTCTGCCCGATACGTGCGTAGAAAAAGAACGAAAGGTCAATCCCCTTGTAATTGAATCGGTTGGTAATACCACCACTCCAGTCGGGAATATCTGATCCCAGTTTTACGCGGTCATCCGCATTGATCTTTCCATCTCCGTTCTGATCTTTCACTTTGATCTGCCCAACTCTGCTGCCATAGGCCTTTGCCTGATCTGCTTCATTGGTCTGCCAGATACCTTCTTTCTGATAGTCGAAATACTCGGACAGCGGTGAGCCTATGAACCATTTGTTCCCAAGATCATCCTTTGCACCGTTATACAATGAAATAATCGCCTCGGTATTTTTAGTGAAAGTGAAATCTGTTGTCCATTTGAATCCACCTTTGCTGTTAACGTTAATAGTGCTGACACCAAGCTCAATACCCCTGTTCCTTGTTTCACCTACGTTCCGGGTCACTGCGTTAAATCCGATAGATCCGGGCAATTGGTCCGACAAAAGCAGATCCGTTGTGTTGGTTTGATATACTTCCAATGAGCCTTGCACCCTTCCTTTGAAAAGGCTAAAGTCCAATCCGATATTGGTTGAAGCGGATGATTCCCATTTAAGATCTGGGTTCCCGATGGTGCTGGGACGGTAACCATAAGCTGGGTTACTGTCCCACGCATAGATGGTACGGCCCAGTAATCCTTGAGTTTGATAAGGAGCTACACCCTGGTTTCCAACAACACCGTAGCTAACCCTTAATTTCAAGAGATCAAGCCAGTTAACACCCTTCAGGAAATTTTCGTTTGACATGTTCCAGCCCAAAGCGATCCCTGGAAAGTTTCCATACTTGGTGTTTTCACCGAAACGGCTTGAACCATCCCGGCGGACTGTAACCGTAAGCAGATATTTATCGTTATAATCATAATTAATACGGGCCATAAAGGAGTTTAATGTCCAGGGAATCAAAACACTCCCTACCCCCAGAACGGCGCTGGCATTGCCAACGTTATAAAATTGCTGTGTTTCGGCCGGTACCCCCTGCACGGAAATGGTATTGGCCTCAAAATTCTCCCGCTGAACCGAGTGAAGGGCCGTAATCCCCAGATTGTGACTTGTGCCAAACGTTTTGTTGTAAGTCACGATGTTTTCAAGTGTCCAGTTGAAACCGAACTGATTGAATATAGCTGCCTGAGGATCACCACCTTTACGCGCGTTGGTCTGCGAACCTATAAAACGTCCGCCTCTTTCGATGGCAAAGTCAGGTCCGAAGTTGACACGATATTTGAGGCCATCCAGAATTTTAACTTCAGTATAAAGGCTATTGAGAATTCTATACTTTTTGCGTTCATCCACCTGCGCGCCCGGTACAATTTCAAAAAGCGGATTGGTTAACAAAGCGTCATTGGTTTGGGCAAAAATTGGTTTTCCGTTGTCGTCATACGCCTTGCCCAATGGGTTCTGGTTGAGCGTAAAAGAATACGGGTTTAAGTCTGCACCGTTGCGGATGGAATACATCATGTAGGATGAAATTCCAACTTTAATTCTTTTATTGATATTATGATCAATATTGGCTCTTAATGACATCCTGGTAAAATCCAGACCCGCCGAGATTCCTTTATCTTTAAAATAGCTGCCCGAAATATAAAACTGCGTTTTTTCGTTACCCCCCTGCACCCCAAGCGAATGGTTCTGCTGAAACCCTTTTCTGAGGATCATAGACTGGTAATCGGTTGTCCGGTTGTTCTTGATCCCGTCGAGCTCCACCGCCTCAAATAGTTTTGAATCGGCAAAGGCATTACTCTGCCCGCTGGGTACCGGATTTCCGTTTTCGTCTTTATATGTGCTTCCCGTCACGATCCCACGGCGAGATTCGCGGATATATTCCGCAAACTCCGCACCGGTAAAAAGCCTGATTTTATCGAGTGCCTCCGTTACTCCCACATAGTTGTCATAACTAATGGTAGTTTTGCCCTTGGTTGATTCACCGCGTTTGGTAGTAACCAACACCACGCCATTGGCTCCTCTG
Encoded here:
- a CDS encoding SusC/RagA family TonB-linked outer membrane protein yields the protein MKRSYTHVWMIVCGGTFAGLLGLQTTAYASIEFRKTTERKITQGVEKVVTGQVLSSEDNSPIPGVSVIVKGTRAGTNTDVDGRYKIDITDGASVLVFSAVGFITQEIVVGNRNVVNINLSVDQKTLTEVVVVGYGSQKKSQLTGAISSVSTKQISEMPITNIGQAMQGRVAGVDVAQSGSKPGTVPKVLIRGRRSFNAGNNPLYVVDGIPLAGDRNELMSSRPFDFTSGGFEDINPNDVASMEILKDATATAIYGARGANGVVLVTTKRGESTKGKTTISYDNYVGVTEALDKIRLFTGAEFAEYIRESRRGIVTGSTYKDENGNPVPSGQSNAFADSKLFEAVELDGIKNNRTTDYQSMILRKGFQQNHSLGVQGGNEKTQFYISGSYFKDKGISAGLDFTRMSLRANIDHNINKRIKVGISSYMMYSIRNGADLNPYSFTLNQNPLGKAYDDNGKPIFAQTNDALLTNPLFEIVPGAQVDERKKYRILNSLYTEVKILDGLKYRVNFGPDFAIERGGRFIGSQTNARKGGDPQAAIFNQFGFNWTLENIVTYNKTFGTSHNLGITALHSVQRENFEANTISVQGVPAETQQFYNVGNASAVLGVGSVLIPWTLNSFMARINYDYNDKYLLTVTVRRDGSSRFGENTKYGNFPGIALGWNMSNENFLKGVNWLDLLKLRVSYGVVGNQGVAPYQTQGLLGRTIYAWDSNPAYGYRPSTIGNPDLKWESSASTNIGLDFSLFKGRVQGSLEVYQTNTTDLLLSDQLPGSIGFNAVTRNVGETRNRGIELGVSTINVNSKGGFKWTTDFTFTKNTEAIISLYNGAKDDLGNKWFIGSPLSEYFDYQKEGIWQTNEADQAKAYGSRVGQIKVKDQNGDGKINADDRVKLGSDIPDWSGGITNRFNYKGIDLSFFFYARIGQKIISGFHQNNNALAGRYQQMYVDYWTPNNPTNEFPQPNKDQEFPVNNTAIIYYDGSFVKLRNVNFGYTFTNKFTQRLGLESLRIFSSIQQPKIWSKYRSKYNGVDPESSTSPTGGNNSASVGGNVTPATRVITVGLNVKF